In Zunongwangia profunda SM-A87, the following proteins share a genomic window:
- a CDS encoding DDE-type integrase/transposase/recombinase, which produces MANTLDPMDLKQIISLHLDGFSNRKIGATLGISRNTVNTYMRLFSVSDYALKELLTLDNATLDKLFPSHSTIDNSRYQELMLYFKELNQARNHPGFTFLYHYQEYVSQSKNPYGYTQFMEHYRRKYAKIKGSMKLEHDPGKELFIDFAGKKLHIIDKQTGELIPVEVFVAILPNSHYTYVEACKSQKRDELINCCRNTLHFYGGVPKAIVSDNLKSAVNRASRYEPEINRSFKDFARHYNCVINPTRRLCSTGQGFSRECRKPGLSTDLLSYAQDELLLYRRTQQGDKKAAGALQQLIVLPQGVQSQGTIPIRGAGILEAPSRDSL; this is translated from the coding sequence ATGGCCAACACACTTGATCCAATGGACTTAAAACAGATAATATCCTTACACCTCGATGGGTTTAGTAACCGTAAAATTGGAGCCACCCTTGGGATCTCCCGCAATACGGTAAACACCTATATGCGTTTGTTTAGCGTTAGTGACTATGCTCTTAAAGAGTTGCTGACCCTTGATAATGCAACCTTAGATAAACTTTTTCCCTCCCACAGCACTATTGACAACTCCCGGTATCAAGAGCTGATGCTCTATTTTAAGGAGCTTAACCAAGCCCGTAACCATCCCGGGTTTACCTTTTTATATCATTATCAGGAGTATGTCTCCCAGTCTAAAAACCCATATGGCTATACACAGTTTATGGAGCATTACCGCCGTAAATATGCTAAAATCAAAGGCTCGATGAAGCTTGAGCACGACCCCGGCAAGGAACTCTTCATTGATTTTGCCGGTAAAAAGCTTCACATTATTGACAAACAAACCGGGGAATTAATTCCTGTCGAGGTGTTTGTAGCTATTTTGCCCAACAGTCATTACACCTATGTAGAGGCTTGCAAAAGTCAGAAACGCGATGAGCTGATCAACTGTTGCCGTAACACTTTACACTTTTATGGCGGGGTACCTAAAGCGATTGTCTCTGACAACCTAAAATCAGCTGTTAACCGTGCCAGCAGGTATGAGCCCGAGATCAACCGAAGTTTTAAAGACTTTGCCCGGCATTACAACTGTGTGATCAACCCCACCCGGAGGCTATGCTCCACAGGACAAGGCTTTAGTAGAGAATGCCGTAAACCTGGCCTATCAACGGATCTATTATCCTATGCGCAAGATGAGCTTCTTCTCTATAGAAGAACTCAACAGGGAGATAAAAAAGCAGCTGGGGCATTACAACAACTTATTGTTCTCCCGCAAGGAGTCCAGTCGCAGGGAACTATTCCAATCCGTGGAGCAGGAATACTTGAAGCCCCTTCCAGAGACAGCTTATGA
- a CDS encoding DUF4238 domain-containing protein, producing the protein MNQIKKRHHYVWRNYLRAWSNSNDLIPSLIKINNKIAITNLTNVAQKKLFYSLEEFTFEEEYYLKKIILSLSNKETETIFLEYFNLFTSYSRFKRILDKNNISENKKSEIEQFLKFMKSNFMEDFHSDFEKFGQKLIDIKKVEDLEFLKDSSALMKTYLFLCFQYVRTNKMKNAFIKNFEGRSTVKAKFFNIISFVIATGMANGLMNYKESKFVFIRNNSKIDFITSDQPIINLKEHETNNKGNVKSMELFYPISPKIALKVHYNDGKNFEHIKIYENEVKKFNQIIFDKSEDFVFASSSEQLEIYKNCL; encoded by the coding sequence TTGAATCAAATTAAAAAAAGACATCACTACGTTTGGAGAAATTATTTAAGAGCTTGGTCCAATTCAAATGATTTAATTCCTTCTTTAATTAAGATTAATAATAAAATTGCTATTACTAACTTGACTAATGTTGCCCAAAAAAAATTATTCTATTCATTAGAAGAATTTACATTTGAGGAAGAATATTACTTAAAAAAAATAATTTTAAGTCTTAGCAATAAAGAGACTGAAACAATTTTCTTAGAATATTTTAATCTATTTACATCTTACTCTAGATTCAAAAGAATTTTAGATAAAAATAATATTTCCGAAAATAAAAAATCTGAAATAGAACAATTTTTAAAATTTATGAAATCTAATTTTATGGAAGATTTTCACTCTGATTTTGAAAAATTCGGACAGAAATTAATTGATATTAAAAAAGTTGAAGATCTAGAATTCTTAAAAGATAGTTCTGCACTAATGAAGACATATCTTTTTTTATGTTTCCAATATGTAAGAACGAATAAAATGAAAAATGCGTTTATAAAAAATTTTGAGGGGCGCTCAACTGTCAAAGCTAAATTTTTTAATATTATATCGTTTGTAATTGCTACAGGTATGGCTAATGGGCTTATGAATTATAAAGAGTCTAAGTTTGTATTTATAAGAAATAATTCTAAAATTGATTTTATAACCTCAGATCAACCTATAATAAATCTTAAAGAGCATGAAACAAACAATAAAGGTAATGTAAAATCGATGGAACTTTTTTATCCAATTAGTCCAAAAATTGCTTTAAAAGTTCATTATAATGATGGGAAGAATTTTGAACATATAAAAATATATGAAAACGAAGTAAAAAAATTTAATCAAATAATATTTGATAAATCGGAAGATTTCGTTTTCGCATCAAGTTCAGAACAACTTGAAATATATAAAAACTGCCTATAA
- a CDS encoding Mu transposase domain-containing protein: MEQEYLKPLPETAYELKSYRRAKVQKIGYVYFSPDKSYYSVPYRYIGKETTLHYTRSLVEVYYHYQRIALHQRNPSKGSYNTNKEHLSSTHKYYSDWSPEFFKKKAALHGKHVVDCVEKIITAVDYPEIGYKRAMGLIQLHKSYGSQRLDNACKRALQADAATYQRIKNILKNNLDKSSLFYQDLEENKTHIPKHTNIRGASAYQ; the protein is encoded by the coding sequence GTGGAGCAGGAATACTTGAAGCCCCTTCCAGAGACAGCTTATGAATTAAAAAGCTACCGAAGGGCAAAGGTTCAGAAAATAGGCTATGTGTACTTCTCCCCGGATAAAAGCTATTACAGCGTGCCCTATCGCTACATAGGAAAGGAAACCACCTTGCATTACACCCGTTCTTTAGTTGAAGTGTATTACCACTATCAACGCATCGCCCTGCATCAGCGCAACCCCTCAAAAGGCAGTTATAATACTAACAAAGAACACCTGAGCAGCACCCATAAATACTATAGCGACTGGAGTCCTGAATTCTTTAAAAAGAAAGCAGCCTTGCACGGGAAGCACGTGGTGGATTGTGTCGAAAAAATAATCACTGCGGTAGATTATCCTGAAATAGGGTATAAGCGTGCTATGGGGCTTATTCAGCTCCATAAATCCTACGGCTCCCAGCGGCTGGACAATGCCTGTAAAAGAGCTTTACAAGCAGATGCAGCCACCTATCAGCGCATCAAGAACATCCTGAAAAACAATCTGGACAAGAGCTCCCTGTTCTATCAGGATCTGGAAGAAAATAAAACACATATACCGAAGCATACTAACATACGCGGTGCTTCAGCTTATCAGTAA
- a CDS encoding IS3 family transposase (programmed frameshift): protein MKKRYYSPELKEQAVRLSYQRENIKELADELGIEVQRIYKWRKAAQTTTLPKPERPIPDDTLEIKRLRKALKEKELELEIFKKGRTHLLQERWEIYGFIASYRHLYSIEKMCKVFKVSRSSFYRWYTAGPSKRVLEYSLFTDLIKKEFDLSKHRYGATRIAAQLKRKGYGISRGRVAKIMKANHWFSKHKKKFRVTTDSNHGYVVCRNLLNRDFNPGRLNATWVSDITYIPTHQGWLYLTTIIDLFDRQVIGWSLSTNLHTDQTIIPAWKMAVSKRKINMDLIFHSDRGIQYASKTFRTIIKSNPLVTRSMSRKGNCWDNSVAESFFKTLKVELIYDDNFKTIEQAKTSIFEYIEIWYNRKRLHSYLGYKTPCEMEQEFYQFNNVA, encoded by the exons AATTAGGCATAGAAGTCCAAAGGATCTATAAATGGCGCAAGGCAGCCCAAACAACTACCTTACCTAAGCCGGAAAGGCCCATACCCGATGATACGCTAGAGATTAAAAGGTTACGCAAAGCCCTTAAAGAAAAAGAACTTGAACTCGAAATAT TTAAAAAAGGCCGTACACATCTTCTCCAAGAGCGATGGGAAATCTATGGATTTATAGCTAGTTATAGACATTTATATTCTATCGAGAAAATGTGTAAGGTTTTTAAAGTAAGTAGGAGTAGTTTTTATAGATGGTACACGGCCGGTCCATCAAAACGAGTATTGGAATATAGCTTGTTTACAGATTTGATTAAAAAGGAATTTGACTTGAGTAAACATCGGTATGGTGCTACTAGAATAGCAGCACAACTAAAACGTAAAGGGTACGGTATATCCAGAGGAAGAGTAGCTAAAATTATGAAAGCGAACCACTGGTTTAGTAAACATAAAAAGAAATTTAGAGTAACTACAGATTCCAATCATGGTTATGTTGTTTGTAGAAATTTACTCAACAGAGACTTTAATCCCGGTAGGTTAAATGCAACTTGGGTAAGTGATATTACTTATATTCCAACCCATCAAGGCTGGTTGTACCTAACCACTATTATTGATTTATTTGACAGACAAGTAATTGGTTGGTCATTGAGTACAAACTTGCACACCGACCAAACCATTATTCCTGCATGGAAAATGGCTGTAAGTAAACGCAAAATAAACATGGATTTAATTTTTCATTCAGACAGAGGTATACAATATGCTTCAAAAACATTTAGAACAATTATAAAATCTAATCCTTTGGTAACCCGATCTATGAGTAGAAAGGGAAATTGTTGGGATAATTCTGTGGCTGAGTCTTTCTTTAAAACCTTAAAAGTAGAACTTATTTACGATGATAATTTTAAAACTATAGAACAGGCTAAAACCAGTATTTTTGAATACATTGAAATATGGTATAACAGAAAACGATTACACTCTTATTTGGGATATAAAACCCCTTGTGAAATGGAACAAGAATTTTATCAATTTAATAATGTAGCATAA
- a CDS encoding GIY-YIG nuclease family protein: MAQFKPKCLALTDRNQWHNLIRVIQPEIHLISAWNASMEIEKDLHKEFDLFRVRGEWFDLNIRDLERLNNYMLKFERIKVL, translated from the coding sequence GTGGCACAATTTAAACCGAAATGCCTGGCACTAACCGACCGAAATCAGTGGCACAATTTGATCCGAGTTATCCAACCTGAAATTCATCTAATTTCAGCGTGGAATGCATCTATGGAAATTGAAAAAGATTTACATAAAGAATTCGATTTGTTTAGAGTAAGAGGCGAATGGTTTGACTTAAATATCAGAGATTTAGAAAGATTGAATAATTATATGCTAAAATTTGAAAGAATAAAAGTACTATAG